AGACCGTCGCGGTCCCGACGCGTCTTGCACTCGTCTGGGGCGAGTGCTAAACATTGATTAGCACTCTCCCTAGGAGAGTGACAGCACGACATCGCACCACACAGCACCACCGGGCCGGGGAGACGAGGTCCACCAGCGCCGACGGGAAGGGTTCGTCGGGTCAGCCGGACCGTCCGTCGCGGGCGTCCTCCTCAGTCCATTCCCCCGACTTCACGCGAAGGAATCGCAGGAGTTATGCCGAAGCTCATCGCTTTCAACGAGGAAGCCCGACGCGGCCTGGAGCGTGGCATGAACACGCTCGCTGACGCCGTCAAGGTGACCCTCGGTCCCAAGGGACGCAACGTCGTCCTGGAGAAGAAGTGGGGCGCCCCCACGATCACGAACGACGGTGTCTCGATCGCCAAGGAGATCGAGCTCGAGGACCCCTACGAGAAGATCGGCGCCGAGCTGGTCAAGGAGGTCGCGAAGAAGACCGACGACGTCGCCGGTGACGGCACGACGACGGCCACCGTCCTGGCCCAGGCGATGGTCCGCGAGGGCCTGCGCAACGTCGCGGCCGGCGCCAACCCGATGGCCCTCAAGCGCGGGATCGAGGCGGCCGTCGAGGCCGTCTCCAGCCAGCTGCTGAGCATGGCCAAGGACATCGAGACCAAGGAGCAGATCGCTTCGACCGCCTCGATCTCCGCGGCTGACCCCCAGGTCGGCGAGATCATCGCCGAGGCCATGGACAAGGTCGGCAAGGAAGGCGTCATCACCGTCGAGGAGAGCAACACCTTCGGGCTCGACCTCGAGCTCACCGAGGGCATGCGCTTCGACAAGGGCTTCCTGTCGCAGTACTTCATGACCGACCCCGAGCGCATGGAGACGGTTCTCGAGGACGCCTACGTCCTCATCGCGAACCAGAAGATCTCCAACGTCAAGGACATGCTCCCGGTCCTGGAGAAGGTCATGCAGTCCGGCAAGCCGCTGCTGATCATCGCCGAGGACGTCGAGGGCGAGGCCCTGGCCACCCTGGTCGTCAACAAGATCCGTGGCACCTTCAAGTCCGCCGCCGTCAAGGCGCCGGGCTTCGGTGACCGCCGCAAGGCCATGCTGCAGGACATCGCGATCCTGACCGGTGGCCAGGTCATCAGCGAGGACGTCGGCCTCAAGCTCGACACCGCCGGCCTCGAGCTGCTCGGTCAGGCCCGCAAGGTCGTCCTGACCAAGGACGAGACGACCATCGTCGAGGGTTCGGGCGACGCGGAGCAGATCCAGGGCCGCGTCAACCAGATCCGCGCCGAGATCGACAAGTCGGACTCCGACTACGACCGCGAGAAGCTGCAGGAGCGCCTGGCCAAGCTGGCCGGCGGTGTTGCGGTCATCAAGGTCGGCGCGGCCACCGAGGTCGAGCTCAAGGAGCGCAAGCACCGCATCGAGGACGCCGTCCGCAACGCGAAGGCGGCCGTCGAGGAGGGCATCGTCGCCGGTGGCGGCGTGGCGCTGCTGCAGGCCACCGAGGCTGCCTTCGAGAAGCTCGAGCTCTCCGGCGACGAGGCCACCGGCGCGAACATCGTGCGCCAGGCCTCCGAGGCCCCGCTCAAGCAGATCGCGGTCAACGCCGGCCTCGAGGGCGGCGTCATCGTGGAGAAGGTGCGCAACCTGACCCCGGGCCACGGCCTCAACGCCGCGACCGGTGAGTACGTCGACATGGTCGCCGAGGGCATCCTCGACCCGGCCAAGGTCACGCGCTCCGCGCTGCAGAACGCCGCCTCCATCGCGGCGCTGTTCCTCACGACCGAGGCGGTCGTGGCGGACAAGCCCGAGAAGGCCGGAGCCGCCATGCCTGGCGGCGACGGCGGCATGGGCGGCATGGACTTCTGAGTCCCGCCCACCACCAGCACCTCCAGCACCACCCGCAGCACCCGAAGGGCCCCGAGGCGATCCGCCTCGGGGCCCTTCGCCGTGCTGGGGCCCTGTCGGTTTCACTGGGTACCTAGTGATGTTGGCGCTTCCCGAGCGAAACTTCGTTCGGGAAGCGCCGGTTTCACTAGGTACCCAGTGAAACCGACACCCGCTCAGAGCACGCCGCGGGGGCGGAGCTGGACCGAGATCCGTGGGCCGCAGGGGGTGCTGCTCTTGGGCACGGCGTGCTCCCAGGTGCGCTGGCAGGAGCCGCCCATGACGAGCAGGTCGCCGTGGCCGAGCGTGAAGGTCCGGGTCAGTCCGGCGAGCGAGGGGACCGAGTCGGGGTTGGGGCGCAGCTGGAGGCGCCGGGGCTCGCCGAGGGACAGGATCGCGACCATCGTGTCGGTGGTGCGGCCGCGCCCGATGCGGTCGCCGTGCCACGCCACCGAGTCGCGGCCGTCGCGGTAGAGGCAGAGCCCGCTCGTCACGAACCGCTCGCCCAGCTCGGGCTCGTAGTGGTCGCTGAGCTCCTCACGGACCTGCGTTAGCCGCGGGTGGGGGAGCGGCTCGCCGGCCCCGTAGTGCGCCAGCAACCGGGGCACGTCGACGACCCGGTCGTACATCTGCCGCCGCTCGGCCTGCCACGGCACCGAGCGGAGCAGGTCGAGGAACACCTCGTCGGCCCCGGTCAGCCACCCCGGGCAGTGGTCCACCCAGGCCCCGCGGGTCAACGTCGTACGACGAAGCCGGCCGGCCAGGGCGCTCGACGACCCGGCGTCGGGGGAGTCCGGCGGGTCGAAGAGCGACGGCTGGAGCGTGAGCGCCATGCCGGTCACGGTAGCACTCGTTCGAACACCTGTGCGAGAGACTTCGTGTGGTGGGGTGTCCTGTCCCGTCCCGACAGATGCGTGGGACAAGC
This DNA window, taken from Nocardioides sp. HDW12B, encodes the following:
- the groL gene encoding chaperonin GroEL (60 kDa chaperone family; promotes refolding of misfolded polypeptides especially under stressful conditions; forms two stacked rings of heptamers to form a barrel-shaped 14mer; ends can be capped by GroES; misfolded proteins enter the barrel where they are refolded when GroES binds), producing MPKLIAFNEEARRGLERGMNTLADAVKVTLGPKGRNVVLEKKWGAPTITNDGVSIAKEIELEDPYEKIGAELVKEVAKKTDDVAGDGTTTATVLAQAMVREGLRNVAAGANPMALKRGIEAAVEAVSSQLLSMAKDIETKEQIASTASISAADPQVGEIIAEAMDKVGKEGVITVEESNTFGLDLELTEGMRFDKGFLSQYFMTDPERMETVLEDAYVLIANQKISNVKDMLPVLEKVMQSGKPLLIIAEDVEGEALATLVVNKIRGTFKSAAVKAPGFGDRRKAMLQDIAILTGGQVISEDVGLKLDTAGLELLGQARKVVLTKDETTIVEGSGDAEQIQGRVNQIRAEIDKSDSDYDREKLQERLAKLAGGVAVIKVGAATEVELKERKHRIEDAVRNAKAAVEEGIVAGGGVALLQATEAAFEKLELSGDEATGANIVRQASEAPLKQIAVNAGLEGGVIVEKVRNLTPGHGLNAATGEYVDMVAEGILDPAKVTRSALQNAASIAALFLTTEAVVADKPEKAGAAMPGGDGGMGGMDF
- a CDS encoding alpha-ketoglutarate-dependent dioxygenase AlkB, with the protein product MALTLQPSLFDPPDSPDAGSSSALAGRLRRTTLTRGAWVDHCPGWLTGADEVFLDLLRSVPWQAERRQMYDRVVDVPRLLAHYGAGEPLPHPRLTQVREELSDHYEPELGERFVTSGLCLYRDGRDSVAWHGDRIGRGRTTDTMVAILSLGEPRRLQLRPNPDSVPSLAGLTRTFTLGHGDLLVMGGSCQRTWEHAVPKSSTPCGPRISVQLRPRGVL